A DNA window from Camelina sativa cultivar DH55 chromosome 17, Cs, whole genome shotgun sequence contains the following coding sequences:
- the LOC104757363 gene encoding uncharacterized protein LOC104757363 codes for MKEMPSYMIENPKFEPYKPKKRRCYSSSVLFIFLSIFTYIMIFYVFEVSPSSIFKDTKVLFFISNTLILIIAADYGAFSDKESHDVYSQYTAATTMMRSRADNYSPIPVLTYRENTRDGEIKNPTDVETKNHKEQEEEEEPPMVKEIVYVSPPEKILRVVNEEKPRDDVAIEKYKHVTDETVVSVEVSNARNHMNAKLYGRSKSDKPRRKRLSEGIETKRKSYGRRKSDSSTWMVVPEKWENVEEESEEFSNMSNEELNKRVEEFIQRFNRQIRSQSRVSAT; via the coding sequence atgaaagagatgCCCTCTTACATGATCGAGAACCCTAAGTTTGAGCCTTACAAGCCAAAGAAACGGCGTTGTTACTCTTCTTCGGTGCTTTTTATCTTCTTGTCGATCTTCACTTACATTATGATCTTTTACGTTTTCGAAGTATCCCCATCGTCTATCTTCAAAGACACGAaggtcttgttcttcatctccaACACTCTCATCCTCATAATCGCCGCAGATTATGGCGCCTTCTCTGATAAAGAGAGCCACGACGTTTACAGTCAATACACCGCCGCAACCACAATGATGAGAAGCCGTGCAGATAACTACTCTCCTATTCCTGTCTTGACATACCGAGAAAATACTAGAGATGgagaaatcaaaaaccctaCAGATGTGGAAACCAAGAACcataaagaacaagaagaagaagaagaaccaccgATGGTGAAAGAGATCGTTTACGTTTCTCCTCCCGAGAAAATACTACGAGTGGTGAACGAGGAGAAACCTAGAGACGATGTCGCTATCGAGAAATATAAACATGTTACTGATGAAACTGTTGTTAGCGTAGAAGTTTCCAACGCAAGAAATCATATGAACGCTAAATTGTACGGGAGAAGTAAATCAGATAAGCCACGGAGAAAGAGGCTCAGTGAAGGTATAGAGACAAAACGTAAGAGTTATGGTCGAAGGAAGTCCGATAGCTCGACATGGATGGTTGTTCCGGAGAAGTGGGAGAATGTTGAAGAAGAATCCGAAGAGTTTTCAAATATGTCGAACGAGGAGTTGAACAAACGAGTCGAAGAGTTCATCCAACGGTTCAATAGACAGATCAGATCTCAATCACGAGTTTCAGCTACGTAA